In Euwallacea similis isolate ESF13 chromosome 19, ESF131.1, whole genome shotgun sequence, the genomic stretch ACATATTCAGGTCCTACATTCAATGGCTCGGTAGACCAGGTAAATCTGTTATTAGGTTATGAAAAATTGATCATGGAGTCTAAGTAACTACTAGGCTCATGGAACCTATTGATTATGGGTGAAAGAGGGTTGGAAAGGAGGAGGGGTGAGGGGGGTTAGGTTCACTGaatcatatattttaaacCTGTAGACACTGTTCGCAAGACGTTCCGATAAGATCCAGGATTAGAACTTCATACATTTCAGCATGGAATTTAGCAACAGAATATGCCAATTAGCACAGAAATGGGATATGCGTAGCACATGCAGTGGACATGTCTTTCTGCATATCTTCTGCATATGCACTGCGTATGAATATACTTTTGATGCCATGTGGaactcattttaaatttcacaatcCATCGATTTCCTAAATAGAAAAACGGTGTTCGCCACCATTTACATTTGCAACTTGATGTTCTTCGCTCCCCTCGCCTCTGTCATAATGTGCATCTTCTTGGTAGCCCTAACGGGCATGGGAGGAAAGGGAGGGGCAGGAAATCCTGGGGATGTGTaagcattttattttcgttcaACTTAAGGTACTGTGTAAAGAAAGGTTATTGTGGAATTACCAAACTCCAGATTACCAAACCCTTGGGTCTGCGTTTACCCCTTCTTAGGCTTATGCGCCTTCATCATGATCTTAAGCTTCATTGCCACTAACCTTTTTCACAAGGGATTGGGGTTATTTTGCCTACGATATTCTGAGCTTACCAAGACCAAATCGTAAGtaacaaaaatgataaatgattGTCGTTCTTTGGAGGTAATAAATTTTAGGTGTTCTAAGCTCATGGACAGTTTCAACGTTCAATTTTCTCCCGGCCGGAAAGGCCCCCCGAAGCCTTTTTACATGAATTATTACGTGGGAGGTTATGCAATACAAGTCACTTCAGCCTTGTGGGTGCTACAGTCGCTCGTGTACCTCTTTCGGATCTTTTGTTTGGCGGATTTCTCCTTGTATCTCACGAGCATTACGATCAAAAATGACGATGTAGGATTTCGCAATAGCTCCCAGCCGAAGAGGCATcattatggttttttttagGTGCCCGATCCGAAAACGGCCAGTGTTGCCTTGAAGGTGATGGATTCAAAGAATAAGAAACTTTAGGCTCTATGTGGGGATTTCCAGAAAAatccagtttttttttgagttcttaatttaagatttttttaatgaattcagCTTGAAACGAAAGATATTGCCCTTTTTGTCTGTGAATTTCAGTAGTACATAACTTTAATGATAATGATTAAGTGTGTCTCATTCAACACCAACAAGAAATTCCAtataaaacactttaataGAGGAATGTCGACAATCGCTGGATAAGAGGAAGAGACAAGCCCAGTGCCATGGACAAAGGAGAAGCAGTGCGAAAAGCGCTGACATTTGAAGCAGAAACGAAGAATACAATCAATAAGTGACCGATATAACGAAATGAGAGGAAATTCACCAAGAGCCGAgctaaaaattttgttaatacttaggcaaaatttcgtgaaattcgCAGTTTCAAAAGGACCAGAAAGAAGTCCTTCACCGGTTCGACCAGTGGAGGCTGAAGAAGCGCTCATAAGTCTGCAGTATTTCCTGGTAgagtcattttcaacaatggAGAGATACGTTGGCCGGCACGCTCGCCAGATCTGACCCCATTAGCCTATTCCAAAGCACTCACAACaggattttttatgtttcaaattttaatttgactgCCCTGTATATGGAAAGCTTAGCCGTTGCGCATCCCTGTTAAGATGAccctttttttcttaaaattcctCAAGGATTAAAGTTTGTCTATCCACTTAATTAACAATGGTATAATGGAGGATGAAAGAGTAACGGGTACCCATATTTTTTCGGTTTTCACGTCTGATTAAAACGTTGATTAATTCCCTCATTAACGATGCTAGTCTGCTTTTTCGAATTGCTGATTAAGTTCCTACAGTTTCATTGACCCTACAACCGCCCATTTCTCTAATAAAACGGCAATTAATTTTCAACGATTTGTTATTCAGTTATCAAAACACTCAGCTCTCTAGCTATCTCGGCctcttcattaaaaaaaaccatccAGCTAATGAACACCGGTACTGACGAAGTACCTTTTTCACCTAATGGAAATCGAAGATCCGTTCCATCACCTTATCGGGCAGTTTACACTTCGCCTGTCCATCGTTAGTATCTTGTTATCCCTATAGTCTAAAACTATAAGTGCTAGCGCGCGGTGTACTTCTGTTATTAAACGCAAAGTCGCCGGTCAAAATCTCTCTCTAATTCACTAATTCCTCTTCTTCGCCTGTTTCTTCGTGCGGTTTCTTCGCTCGTCCCCACTCTCGAGCCCACCAAGATTATTTACCTGCATACCAACATCCAAGATGGCCGGCGATGAAGAATGCGAGCACCCAGCAAATAACTGTTAGACAGTGGACGTTGGACGGTTTTTCGTGCGGCTTCTATATCGCAAAAAAGAGCAAATTGTCGTCCGGTGTAGTTAGATGCTTTGTCGTCCGAAACGAGATGATCTAGTTGACGATAGGTGAAGATCGGGCGCCAGAGTCACGTTTTAGCGGAGGAATCCGCGGTTTTTCTCCTACGAGGACTGCGAGGCGAGTTCACAGGAGGTTAAGGTTAAAAGTACGTGCATATGTGACTACGAAGGAGGGAAATTAAGCCAAACGGTAGCAGAATCGTCGGAAAAGGAATGTGAGCTTTTGTTCTTTGTTGGTCCATTCTTCAGTAAGCTTCGGGTCTTTTTGACGAGGCACCCATGAAAATAGGACACGGTTCAGTGACAAGGACTTAGTATGTGGTTTTTAGTGGTTGTAGTGTTGCGATGTCACATCGAGACTTTACTGAGGTAAGTCGTGGAATATGGGCCTCCGGGACCATGTCCGCCTTTCTAGAATTTCTTCGAATTAACCTCTAGGCCTGGTGGCTTTTGAGCGAAACCGCGCTAAGCTCTTGGCCGcgaaaaaagcgaaaaaaatgcaattagtGTAGTGCTTACTCAAAGGCGAAGCATTTGATCGAGGGAACTACCATTGAGGTTCATATGCCGAAATAATGCTTCTTCGGCTCAAGCTCGCTCTACTGTATGAATAGATAGAGCCGAAATGCCCTGGGCATAGTCGAATCTTGGACCCTTTCGTGAAAAATGCTCGCTGTTGCCGTcaagtaatttaaatatgCTTAAAGTTAAAACAGGTAGTGGCCATTAACTAAAAAATGCTCTTGCTATTTTTGACTTAAGAGTGCCGTAACTGCTATTACCTGCCCATTCTAGCCCACACGTCGTTCTTCTCCATAGATAGGTATATGGGCATATAGCTAGATAGAGAGGAACAACCTTGGGAACgacgaaaatttaaatgctttcataaaaatttcataaagattTCATGAAATGTCGCAAAAATTTCATgcaaattttctgaaatttcatacgaatttcatcaaaatttcataaaatttctaaaaaatgaaaaaaaaaaatataatagttCTTTATGTAATAGGTCCGTAATGTAAAGTTTTACGAGATGAATCAATTTATGGCTCAGCAAGCTTGCCAGCAAGTCCATAAATATCGAATAAAAATCCTCCGGGTCGAATAAAACCTCATTACGTACGCATTACATACAACGGTTTATGGCCGATTTCATGTTAATTTGATAgcaatttaacttttaagtcaaaattaaaattcctccAAAATACCTTAATGACCTGCTAAACGAATTTTATATTCGCCAGTTCCCGCTCAATCATTGTCAGATCTGCAACAAATACCTATGTCACCGGCTTTATTGTACTAGAACTATAATGAGTGAGTTTATAGCAGCGCAACAGTATCATAAAGCGCCTTCTAGAACCAATCTGGGCTTTCTTGGCAGTACTCAATCATGAAAGACTGCTAATGACATTTAACTTGTCAAACATAATAATTGTGAGGCGAAAggaggaaaatgaaaaaaatctacaGAACAAATGAGACAAAAAAGAAGCAGAGCACGTCATGAATACTTGATAAATTGAAGCTAAAATGGGCTGCCACATCTAAAACCATCCAGATGATTGATCTAAAATGTAATTACATAAAAGGAGTAGTTAGGACAGAAAAGGGAAAGGCACAAGCGAGGGCATGATAAATTAACCGTCAAAATCGAATTAATGAGACGAAATTATGGAACCAAAATAATTCCTGACAACTAACTGATAAATTCGGGTACATGAAAAAATCCGAATTTGGGACCGTACAGCGTCGGTAGAAGCTGAACACCCTTActtatcattaaattaattttaaaaaagtatcaTTCGGTGCTTTGACAAGAGGGCagttatttaagtattttagtGAATTCATTTGCGTTTTAACATACACCAAATGACTATTTAAGTCTTTTCATTAAGTACTGGAAAGCTCTTCAATGGGATGGGGATTCGTCCTCCACTAAATGCCCCTAAACAGGGCTCTGGAAATCTGGAGAAAGATTGTCAACGTTCGAAACCAGaaatataaaactaataaaatataaaccaataatataaaaatacatactGGGTGTCCTAGATTTTACGTCACAGTAAATTAcggaattttttcaaaatataatctAACTTTGACATCTGTCAAACTTTTAACTTAAGCCAAACTTTTgacatttgtcaaatttttaacttaagcCAAACTTTTGACATTTGTCAAACTTTTAACTTATGCCAAACTTTTGACATCTGCTAAATTTTTAACAGCTCTTTAACAAACGTGAAATATGGCGTTCCGATTCGCCTTgaagaaaaaagcaattttgccGTAACTCAAACCGTTCGCAACTTATCAAATCTGcgatattttgttttcttgcAGTATTAAACGTAAATAGCTCAATCCGATGCAAAACCCGCGGATCTCAATGAATATACTTCATGCGAGATCGTTTTTTGCTTCCTCGTTCGTGTCTTGCGAGCGCGTCCACCACTTACCACCCCTCATTAGCGTCATAATCCGTACCTTCCTCACACAATTCACATGTAAGACGCTAATTCCATTCCTAGGCATTCCTTCGCCTTCCACAACGTGTAATCTAGAAGTCAGAAATGCCAACACAAAAGAAGGATGTTTGTCCAAACAATTACGGTTAGATACCCGAGGTGATGGTACC encodes the following:
- the LOC136415269 gene encoding uncharacterized protein codes for the protein MEPRQYVHMGPKPAEKVSCIWRAAHIVIFVLLIVSSSVATVCIYNILDMYKFNCIIYAEISFEKSYEDRFKSVSNSSEAVNRSAVRNSAPEKPGRFAIAWADIARAANVDRRSPYVKDGSNNTGFLNMRKTVFATIYICNLMFFAPLASVIMCIFLVALTGMGGKGGAGNPGDVLPNPWVCVYPFLGLCAFIMILSFIATNLFHKGLGLFCLRYSELTKTKSCSKLMDSFNVQFSPGRKGPPKPFYMNYYVGGYAIQVTSALWVLQSLVYLFRIFCLADFSLYLTSITIKNDDVPDPKTASVALKVMDSKNKKL